The Salvia splendens isolate huo1 chromosome 20, SspV2, whole genome shotgun sequence nucleotide sequence TTTAGTGGAGATTATCGTTATTATTTGGCATAAAACATAGGATTTCTCCTCTTTTTGCATAGAGAAAACAGAAGGCAAAGGAAAATTAAATGCCAAAAAAAAGGTGCGGCTGTTATATACTGATACACCAATGTGAAATTACGATTTTGCCCATGGGCTGAGCATTCGCAGAAGATCAAATTTAATAGAaaccataaataaataattgaataataaagataaagaaaaacaaaaaagaagcCCTAAATTCCCTCGTCGGCGGTGGCTTGATTCAAATCGTATCCATTTCTTCATCTACATCCAACCGATTTCTTCTCAATTTCTACTCCCCGCCTCCAGATTTCTGCTGCTTTAGAGAGTAGAATTACTTCGTTTTGTTCTCGAACTCGTCGATTCAGTTCCGCGACACTGCTTGCTAAGTTCGACGGAGCTGATCGGGTCGCGGATTTGTAATTTTCGGATTTCTCAAGTATATATCTGGTATTTTGTTTGTATCGATTTTTTTTTGCTTGCGATTTTGCACGAGCACGGAGAGAGTAGGAGCGAGCATATTTTTCTACTTGATTTATACGGCAGAAGCGTTTCTATACTGTTACTAACTGTTAGTTTAAGTAATTGATCGGTTTTAGATGCGGTCCCGGAGTTTTACCACCATCTGCTTTCATTGCTTTTGCTAATGGAAGTTACTGGAAGAGGAAGTAAAATGTGAAGTTTAGTATAGGTGGGAAAATGGAGTAGTGCTGCTTTAGACAGTTTCTGTTTCTTTTTTTCGGTTGAGGATCACAATGTTGAACAAGATAATGAAAAGGGGGCAGAGGAGGTCCTTGAAATCTGAAGCGATTGAGGCCCCAGTACCACTGTCGTCTGCCTCTGGTGTCACTGTCAATCATGCATCTCGGCTGGCCTCTGCTACGCCTCAGCCTGTGAGCCTTGCCAACATCCCGCCGAATCCTGGCACTGTAGAGGTTTTGCCAACGTTGCGGGATGTTCCAATGTCTGACCGGCACAATCTGTTCATCCGGAAACTTCAAATATGTTGTTTCCTGTTTGATTTCACTGACCCAACGAAGTCTGTGCGAGAGAAGGAGATCAAGAGGCAAAACCTGGCAGAACTTGTTGACTTGATGCAGTCCGGATCGTGTAAAATGAATGAGGTGATGCAGGAGGAACTGATCAAGATGATATCTGTGAATATTTTCCGGTGCTTGCCACCGGCTGCACATGAGAACACTGGCTCAGAGGGTGGAGATCCTGAGGAAGATGAGATGTTCATGGACCCTTCCTGGTCTCACTTGCAACTCGTGTATGATTTGCTTTTAAAGTATGTGGTGTCCTCAGAAACAGACACTAAGATTGCGAAGAAGTATCTTGACCACTCGTTCGTACTGAAATTGCTTGATTTGTTTGATTCTGAAGACATGAGGGAACGAGAGTATTTGAAGACAATTCTTCACCGCATATATGGGAGATTTATGGTTCATAGACCCTTTATACGGAATGCGATAAACAACATTTTTTATCGGTTCATATTTGAGACCGAGAGGTACAACGGGATTGGTGAGCTTTTGGAGATTCTCGGAAGTATAATTAATGGGTTTGCACTGCCAATGAAAGAAGAGCACAAGCTGTTCCTTGTACGGGCACTTGTTCCATTGCACAAGCCTAAATGTATTTCTTCATATCATCAGCAATTGTGCTATTGTATTACACAGTTTGTCGAGAAGGATTACCGGTTGGCGGATACTGTCATTAGAGGGGTACTGAAGTATTGGCCTGTCACGAACTGTGGCAAGGAGGTTCTCTTCCTTGGGGAACTAGAAGAGATTTTGGAGGTTACACAGTCTGCAGAGTTCCAGCGCTCCATGGTACCGCTGTTTAGACAAATTGGACGAAGCCTCACTAGCTCACATTTCCAGGTCTGATGATTTTCTTGGATCCTTCGTTGCCTTTGTCTACTTACTTTACTTAGAAAAGGATTCTTTCATTTAGTTCTCTTTGATATACTCCATATTGTGTCGCTACAGTAATATTCTCACTTTCTAGAAGTTAGTAATATGGATGAATGTTAGTATTGTTTAAGAAACAATGTGGATGTAATCTCAGGGAACATGCTGGCTGATTAATTTGATTAGGACAAGAAATTCAAAACTGATGGAGATAAGTGACTTATCAGTTATCATGATGCTCATAATGGATTTGCTTGCTCTCTCTATGGATTGAACTGGACATCTATAAAATCTAATTGAATTTGTGTGCTGCTTATAATTCTTAAGTTCCGGCTTATGTTTGAGGCTATGGCGAAAGTAACCTTCTACTTTTGCTGGTTAGATCTTATTGCTGCAATATAAAGGTTAGAATTTTATTGCACACTAAGAAGAAGAGAGTATCATTTGAGTGGGGGAAGGCAAATTTAGAATTTCTGGCTGAGTTATAAAATAATGTTAGGAGATGAATATATATCAAATCTTTCTGGCTGAGTGCATTATGTTATCTGGCTGAGTGCAAGATTTGATATAACATTGTTAAGGGTCAGATTACTTGCCTTAATCATTGCTTTTCGGTAAAAGCTGAGATATAGTACTCTGAAATAGCTTTTATCTAATTCTCTTGCACTGGCACATTCAGAAACATGTGTTTTGACCATCTACTTCCCTTAATGACATCTTCCCTTTGAGAATGCTTCTTTTCTTAGGACGTTATGTGCATTATTAATAACTGATGCAGTCCTGAATCTTGTCGAATTGTTTACTTCTCTGCACGGTTGACAATACTTGAAACATTGGTATTAACTGGCATGATTTTCCATTTGATAGGTAGCTGAACGGGCTCTTTTCTGGTGGAACAATGAGCACATAGTCAGTCTGATTGCAGAAAATCGGCACATTGTTTTACCAATCATATTTGATGCTCTAGAAAAGAACATACGAGGCCACTGGAACCAGGCAATCGTTGGCTTGAGCTCCAATGTCAGGAGAATGTTCCTAGAGATGGATCCCGAGCTATTTGAAGAATGCCAGAGGCAGCATGACGATAAGCAAGCAAAAGCTGGAGAAGTTAAAGAGCATCGCGAGTTAACTTGGAAGAAACTGGAAGAGGTTGCTTCTCAAGTTACCGGTGAAGAAAACATGATCGTCATTTAGTGATTTTTTGTGGGATTCAAAAACATACAGCTGCGGATTTTAAAACAATCTCCCCAGTCAGATGGCAAAGTTCTATCAACCCGACATTCTATCACTTCTCAAAGAGTGGGAGCAACTTATAGAAAACAAATTGATTGGAAGGAAAACGGCCGGGAAAAATGGAGGTAAGTATGCTACTTTGATTCATACAAAATGCCGTCAtcttgtgtttgtttgtgctttgcaacatttcattttatttcccaCCCAAATAATGATCAGTTTTTGTAATGTATAATTATTTTGTggttttttgtattttgtacaAGAATAGACAGAAATCAAGCTATGAGGCTTTTGATCAAAGATTGTTATACTGCTTTGAGAATTGCCTCTCTTTGTTTTTTAGAAGCTTGACTGGTGACGTTATTTTATATGGAAAAGTATTTGTTAACTTTGTCCTAATTCCTAATATTCATTTTATGCAAAATCTAATGGGTTTACTTAGTTTTCATCACTGGAATTGAAAATCAGTCATGGATATTTCCTCAGCTATCGCGTGGTTAGTTACTCATGATATTTTGTGCAACTGTAGATTTGTTTTTTACCACAAGAGAAGGCAGTGtccttaaataaaatattgtagtCTATCTAGCTCGAACACATGTAATTCTCAAGTGATCGCTCAATAATAACAAATTTCGTACCACAATTGATGGCTCATCATGCAAATACAAACTTGTATCCTGACCCAACCATCTTGCCAAATAATCTCCAACCAAATTAACCTCAAGATATATGTGTACCACAAAGTAATTTCTGTCACATATACCCCAAATATTTTGAACAAGGTCTAAAGCAACTTTCATCTTCGCTATTGAGTTGAGCATAAAGACCATGGCTTGGTTGTCACTTTCGACTTCAATATTCCATATATTGTCATCACAAATAAGCTGCAAATCATCATATATATGAGCCATAAATTAGCCACAATAACCAAACCAAGTATCCTTTAAATCAGATCCCGAGTCATTTATAGTAACTAGATTTTGATTTAGGGAGTTATAGATATGCATGAAAAGCTATTCAATTTCAGTAAGAATAGTGTAATTGCACATGCATGCTATGTTGCATGGGCTCCATGCCACATAATTTTTTAGTCATGTACAGTTTAACTAAAATAACACTACAACTTGAGACAACTTAAGAAATCAAATACTCCTAATAAACTTCACAATCATCCAACTGGCTCACCATCAATTATATGAGAGACCCATCTTCAAACATGTCCATTTATAATTACACTTTTCAATTCATTGCCTTAAGTGCTCGAGACATTATTTCCTACATGTCGGACTATTAGTCGGTGAATTAAATAAGTGATTATTCAAGTTTGTcaactttccacaactcatTTGGATTGAGGAATCAAGGGGccccacaaaaaaaattgatttcctttttcttttttcttgcaCCTCAAATATTAAAATGAATGAGGTTTTAATCATACCAAACCATTAACAATGGAGGAGGAAATATACAACATTAAAATAATTAGGGAAGATAAAAACAAAATGGTGGGCGGCGATGACCCTCTTACGGCGGCGCTGCCCGCAAATATCATCCCAAAATagtcacctccaccaccgctggaccctccgccgccgctttcgccgcctgtCACGGTGGTGGACCCGCCACCATATGAGCTGACGCTATTGTCCCTGCATTATAATTCAATCATGTCTTGTCACACATATGTATCTTACTAttgcacaaattttattttatttagaaatAGTAGTATACATAAACTCAAGATTAATTATGACTAAagtaatttgattaaatattagaaatGGTCATTAGATATTGAAGGTACAACCCAGAA carries:
- the LOC121782221 gene encoding serine/threonine protein phosphatase 2A 57 kDa regulatory subunit B' beta isoform-like, with product MLNKIMKRGQRRSLKSEAIEAPVPLSSASGVTVNHASRLASATPQPVSLANIPPNPGTVEVLPTLRDVPMSDRHNLFIRKLQICCFLFDFTDPTKSVREKEIKRQNLAELVDLMQSGSCKMNEVMQEELIKMISVNIFRCLPPAAHENTGSEGGDPEEDEMFMDPSWSHLQLVYDLLLKYVVSSETDTKIAKKYLDHSFVLKLLDLFDSEDMREREYLKTILHRIYGRFMVHRPFIRNAINNIFYRFIFETERYNGIGELLEILGSIINGFALPMKEEHKLFLVRALVPLHKPKCISSYHQQLCYCITQFVEKDYRLADTVIRGVLKYWPVTNCGKEVLFLGELEEILEVTQSAEFQRSMVPLFRQIGRSLTSSHFQVAERALFWWNNEHIVSLIAENRHIVLPIIFDALEKNIRGHWNQAIVGLSSNVRRMFLEMDPELFEECQRQHDDKQAKAGEVKEHRELTWKKLEEVASQVTGEENMIVI